The genomic region GATTGATCGCCATCTTGGCCTGAACTTCCTGATCAAGATCGAGGTCGAACTGATCAGCAAGACGATACAGCAAAATCAGAACATCGGCGGCCTCTTTGCCGATCTCGCTGATGTCGCGATCCTGAACCGCTTCGCCAAGTTCCTGCATTTCCAGAAGGGCTCGGTCTACGAGTGAGGCCGGATCACTGACCGGGCCGAATGTCTGCTCGGCCCAATCGCACATGCTGCGCTGATTTTCAGATGATTCGTTGTTACTTTCACAAAGCATTATCAAATTAACTCCTTAAATATAATATGACAGCAGATGCACCTGCGCCGTTTTCAGGACAACAGGAACGACAATGAAGACGCCAACGGCACGAAAACAAAGCTTCCTTGAAATTGGGATTTGCCTTTGTGCAGCAGTGTGCCTGATCCTGTTATCGTGGAAAAGCCCTTCAGCCCGCACCCTTGTGATCGAGGGGCTTGAAGAAGCCCCGCTGAAATGGGTTGGCCATGAAGACCCCATGGGCATTGATATCG from Thalassospira indica harbors:
- a CDS encoding MazG-like family protein — its product is MLCESNNESSENQRSMCDWAEQTFGPVSDPASLVDRALLEMQELGEAVQDRDISEIGKEAADVLILLYRLADQFDLDLDQEVQAKMAINRSRTWVSKGDGTGSHV